From a single Nitrogeniibacter mangrovi genomic region:
- a CDS encoding response regulator: MHVLIVDDVTANRRLPAVVLRRAGFEVSCAASGEAALGVLSHLRIDVVLLDLIMPGMGGIRLCRHLRASPEHRDVRIIAYTGPVDTAERDALLALGFDGLLIRPVAPAEVLRAVGHLADPPSTAGLAPARDPLPDQTAR; the protein is encoded by the coding sequence ATGCATGTGCTGATTGTGGACGATGTGACGGCCAACCGGCGATTGCCCGCGGTGGTGCTGCGTCGCGCCGGCTTCGAGGTCAGTTGCGCGGCCAGCGGCGAAGCCGCCCTGGGGGTGCTCTCGCACTTGCGTATCGATGTGGTGCTGCTCGATCTGATCATGCCGGGCATGGGCGGCATTCGGCTGTGCCGTCATTTGCGCGCATCGCCAGAGCATCGCGATGTACGCATCATCGCCTACACCGGGCCGGTGGACACGGCGGAGCGGGATGCCTTGCTCGCGCTCGGTTTCGACGGTCTGCTGATCCGGCCGGTCGCACCGGCCGAGGTGCTGCGCGCGGTCGGTCATCTGGCCGATCCGCCGTCAACGGCCGGACTGGCGCCAGCGCGCGATCCGCTCCCAGATCAGACCGCCCGGTAG
- a CDS encoding DUF4922 domain-containing protein, whose protein sequence is MNQIPPIDLARIDATTREALASHALKPIETEREFVESEGLPFVIKWVSTLADKPRAAKPARGGPHNPFAAPEPALLLGDLPPSHRVLLNKFPVMARHLLVVTQQFEAQSAALSVGDLHALAVLVGGNGGLGFYNGGTVAGASQPHKHLQWIPELPPLAACLPRMLARRAEVFTFRHAFASIDASAWRTPDTGAFLQATYARLLAQAFGSPPAGDPPPYNLLLTRDWMWLVPRRAEFWEDMSINALGFAGSLFVKSRGRFDALKAAGPINALRAVAVPA, encoded by the coding sequence ATGAATCAGATCCCCCCGATCGACCTGGCCCGAATCGACGCCACCACCCGCGAGGCCCTGGCCAGCCACGCACTCAAACCCATTGAAACCGAACGGGAATTCGTCGAGTCCGAAGGCCTGCCCTTCGTGATCAAATGGGTCTCGACGCTCGCCGACAAACCCCGCGCCGCCAAGCCCGCCCGGGGCGGCCCGCACAACCCCTTCGCCGCGCCGGAACCGGCCCTGCTGCTGGGGGATCTGCCTCCGTCGCACCGCGTCCTGCTGAACAAATTTCCGGTCATGGCCCGGCACCTGCTGGTGGTCACGCAGCAGTTCGAGGCCCAGAGCGCAGCTCTGAGCGTCGGCGATCTTCACGCCCTCGCCGTCCTCGTCGGGGGAAACGGCGGCCTCGGTTTCTACAACGGCGGCACCGTCGCCGGCGCCAGCCAGCCGCACAAGCATCTGCAGTGGATCCCCGAACTGCCGCCCCTGGCCGCCTGCCTGCCGCGGATGCTGGCGCGGCGAGCCGAGGTGTTCACCTTCCGTCACGCGTTCGCGAGCATCGACGCCTCGGCATGGCGCACACCGGACACCGGCGCCTTCCTGCAGGCGACCTACGCGCGACTGCTGGCGCAGGCGTTCGGATCGCCCCCCGCGGGTGACCCACCGCCCTACAACCTGCTGCTCACCCGGGACTGGATGTGGCTCGTGCCGCGACGCGCCGAATTCTGGGAAGACATGTCCATCAACGCGCTCGGCTTCGCCGGCTCCCTGTTCGTGAAGTCGCGAGGGCGCTTCGACGCGCTGAAGGCCGCCGGCCCGATCAACGCACTACGGGCCGTGGCGGTGCCTGCCTGA
- a CDS encoding YkgJ family cysteine cluster protein, translating into MTEPNPCLGCGICCTHFRISFYWAEGDDAPGGTVPVDMTEKVNDFYRCMKGSNQLPRRCCALSGTVGEAVACTIYAQRPTPCREFPVYLDNGEPNPRCNELRATIGLPPLDWAPLPSAA; encoded by the coding sequence ATGACTGAACCGAATCCGTGTCTTGGGTGCGGCATTTGCTGCACCCATTTCCGTATCTCCTTCTATTGGGCCGAGGGCGACGACGCGCCGGGTGGCACCGTGCCGGTCGACATGACCGAGAAGGTCAATGACTTCTACCGCTGCATGAAAGGCAGCAACCAGCTGCCGCGTCGCTGCTGTGCATTGTCAGGCACCGTCGGCGAGGCGGTGGCGTGCACGATCTACGCGCAACGCCCCACCCCGTGCCGGGAGTTTCCCGTCTATCTCGACAACGGCGAGCCGAATCCGCGCTGCAATGAATTGCGCGCGACGATCGGGTTGCCGCCCCTCGACTGGGCGCCACTGCCGAGCGCGGCCTGA
- a CDS encoding ABC transporter substrate-binding protein, which produces MRNPLAGVARIARCSLFALLLVGVSLSPVMAQESIRIGLSGPFSGGSAPMGQSMRLGIRMAVDEINRYVGGVLGRKIELVERDDAADPATGQAIATALIEQDKVVATVGIVNTGVGLASIDAYQRAGVPLVVAVSTGAELTRRYAPPAAPRNFIFRMSPPTAVGNRFLARHLVERLGARRIAILADETGYGEAEKRDLVAALKPLGVEPVVVERFAIGDRDMRAQLERAREANAQVLVMFGIGPELAAIARDRQAMGWQVPVFASWTISMRNFLDQAGAAGEGVMAVQSFIPGSESPRHRVFLSEFARRYGPDAMASAMSAAQGYDAMRVLFNAIARAGSTDGDAIRRALEHLDRGVEGVVTTYIQPFTPADHDAITENMLVLGVVHRGHIEYAFKADAQRSLAVRHKVR; this is translated from the coding sequence ATGCGGAACCCGTTGGCCGGCGTGGCGCGCATTGCGCGTTGCAGCCTGTTTGCGTTGCTGTTGGTGGGGGTATCGCTGTCCCCGGTGATGGCGCAGGAGTCGATCCGGATCGGTCTGTCCGGTCCATTCTCGGGCGGCAGTGCGCCGATGGGGCAGAGCATGCGTCTGGGCATCCGCATGGCCGTCGACGAGATCAACCGCTACGTCGGCGGTGTGCTGGGTCGCAAGATCGAACTGGTCGAACGCGATGACGCGGCCGATCCGGCCACAGGCCAGGCCATCGCCACGGCGTTGATCGAGCAGGACAAGGTCGTCGCCACTGTCGGCATCGTCAACACCGGCGTCGGCCTCGCCAGCATCGACGCCTATCAGCGGGCCGGTGTGCCGCTGGTGGTCGCGGTATCCACCGGCGCCGAGCTGACGCGGCGATATGCCCCTCCGGCCGCACCGCGCAACTTCATCTTCCGCATGTCCCCGCCGACCGCGGTCGGCAACCGCTTTCTCGCCCGCCATCTGGTGGAGCGCCTCGGGGCCCGGCGCATCGCCATCCTCGCCGACGAGACCGGCTACGGCGAGGCGGAAAAGCGCGATCTGGTCGCCGCGCTCAAGCCTCTGGGCGTCGAGCCGGTGGTCGTCGAGCGTTTCGCGATCGGTGACCGCGACATGCGCGCCCAGCTCGAACGCGCACGCGAGGCGAACGCCCAGGTGCTCGTGATGTTCGGCATCGGTCCTGAGCTGGCCGCGATTGCGCGCGACCGCCAGGCGATGGGGTGGCAGGTGCCGGTGTTCGCGAGCTGGACCATCTCGATGCGCAACTTTCTCGATCAGGCGGGTGCAGCGGGCGAGGGCGTCATGGCCGTGCAGAGTTTCATTCCCGGCTCCGAAAGTCCGCGCCACCGGGTGTTCCTGAGCGAATTTGCCAGGCGCTACGGCCCCGACGCGATGGCCTCGGCCATGTCGGCCGCTCAGGGCTACGACGCCATGCGCGTCCTGTTCAACGCCATCGCCCGGGCGGGGAGTACCGACGGCGACGCCATCCGTCGGGCGCTCGAGCACCTCGACCGGGGGGTGGAGGGGGTGGTGACGACGTACATCCAGCCCTTCACGCCGGCCGATCACGACGCTATCACCGAGAACATGCTGGTGCTCGGCGTGGTGCATCGGGGCCATATCGAGTACGCCTTCAAGGCGGATGCGCAGCGCAGTCTGGCGGTGCGTCACAAGGTGCGATGA
- a CDS encoding YkgJ family cysteine cluster protein, giving the protein MIRAPAAAAASTRPAVAQTPEAGDDPCTRCGACCAAFRVDFHVSELGAEGRPGVPPALTVPVTPRLVRMRGTDAAEPRCVALVGQIGWGAKCGIYTDRPSPCRDFAPYAPLGIGDAGCARARRRHGLPPLTPGGNPESGKSRPDGPGRGR; this is encoded by the coding sequence ATGATCCGTGCCCCTGCGGCAGCGGCCGCAAGTACAAGGCCTGCTGTGGCGCAGACGCCTGAGGCGGGCGACGACCCCTGCACCCGCTGTGGTGCCTGCTGTGCCGCGTTTCGGGTGGATTTTCATGTCAGTGAGCTGGGCGCCGAGGGTCGCCCCGGGGTGCCGCCGGCGCTGACCGTGCCGGTAACGCCCCGACTCGTGCGCATGCGCGGCACCGATGCCGCGGAGCCGCGCTGCGTGGCGCTGGTCGGGCAGATCGGGTGGGGCGCGAAATGCGGCATCTACACCGACCGCCCGTCCCCATGCCGCGACTTCGCCCCGTATGCGCCGCTCGGCATCGGTGATGCCGGTTGCGCGCGCGCACGGCGGCGGCACGGTCTGCCTCCGCTCACCCCTGGGGGAAATCCCGAATCGGGAAAGTCCCGACCGGACGGGCCGGGACGAGGCCGCTAG
- a CDS encoding UPF0149 family protein, translating into MVDMDDADVSLSEAELDELESLLASDAVPDDCMSLEMLDGYLAAVTVSPRPLETVEWLPSVWSDTEALPTGGGVQRLLTLILRYHDEIAQTLGDPDGWEPFCYASDETADEVRLGDEWMTGFELGLELWDEDWREDLEAHDADTFEDLIEKAMTPWTAEDMEQADDETRIEWLTATAATVRAIHHLRDACGLPPVPAAAQAIAIATAAPVGRNDPCPCGSGRKYKACCGADA; encoded by the coding sequence ATGGTGGATATGGACGATGCGGACGTGAGCCTGAGCGAGGCGGAACTCGACGAACTCGAGTCGCTGCTGGCCTCGGATGCCGTGCCGGACGATTGCATGAGCCTCGAGATGCTCGACGGCTACCTGGCCGCGGTCACCGTGTCGCCCCGTCCCCTGGAGACCGTCGAGTGGCTGCCTTCGGTGTGGTCCGACACCGAAGCGCTGCCGACCGGTGGGGGTGTGCAGCGGCTGCTGACCCTGATCCTGCGCTACCACGACGAGATCGCCCAGACGCTGGGTGATCCGGACGGGTGGGAGCCCTTCTGCTACGCCTCCGACGAAACCGCCGACGAGGTCCGGCTGGGCGACGAATGGATGACTGGCTTCGAGCTCGGCCTGGAGTTGTGGGACGAGGACTGGCGCGAGGACCTCGAGGCCCATGACGCCGACACCTTCGAAGACCTCATCGAGAAGGCCATGACGCCGTGGACCGCCGAAGACATGGAGCAGGCCGACGACGAGACCCGCATCGAGTGGCTGACGGCGACCGCCGCCACCGTGCGCGCGATTCATCATCTGCGCGATGCCTGCGGACTGCCGCCGGTGCCCGCTGCCGCCCAGGCCATTGCCATCGCTACCGCCGCGCCCGTGGGGCGCAATGATCCGTGCCCCTGCGGCAGCGGCCGCAAGTACAAGGCCTGCTGTGGCGCAGACGCCTGA
- the trmB gene encoding tRNA (guanine(46)-N(7))-methyltransferase TrmB: protein MSYANSTIPVSAQQGVHEKLAERVARHRDAPFRKPFADYNRRAFEAALADWDQRAPLILDAGCGVGHSTIALARAHPDHWVIGVDQSEDRLNRRKPYPEALLPKNMVLIRADLVDFWRLLAEAQLRLARHYILYPNPWPKIGHLGRRWPAHPVFPFVPRLGGVLECRTNWQVYIAEFSTALEILLGRPVPWEPFEAASPLTPFERKYRDSGQRLYRASVDLDAV, encoded by the coding sequence ATGAGTTACGCCAATTCCACCATTCCCGTCAGCGCCCAGCAGGGCGTGCATGAAAAGCTCGCCGAGCGCGTGGCGCGCCATCGCGACGCGCCGTTCAGGAAGCCTTTTGCCGACTACAACCGCCGTGCCTTCGAGGCCGCGCTGGCGGACTGGGATCAACGGGCGCCACTGATTCTCGATGCTGGCTGCGGGGTCGGCCACAGCACCATCGCACTGGCGCGCGCCCATCCCGATCACTGGGTCATCGGGGTGGATCAGTCGGAAGACCGCCTGAACCGGCGCAAACCCTACCCGGAAGCCCTGCTGCCGAAGAACATGGTGCTCATCCGGGCCGACCTGGTGGACTTCTGGCGCCTGCTCGCCGAGGCGCAGTTGCGTCTGGCCCGGCACTACATCCTCTATCCGAATCCGTGGCCCAAGATTGGCCATCTGGGCCGGCGCTGGCCCGCCCATCCGGTGTTTCCCTTCGTGCCCCGGCTCGGTGGCGTGCTCGAGTGCCGAACCAACTGGCAGGTGTATATCGCCGAGTTCAGCACCGCGCTCGAGATCCTCCTGGGGCGGCCCGTGCCCTGGGAGCCCTTTGAGGCCGCGTCGCCGCTCACGCCCTTCGAGCGCAAGTACCGGGATTCCGGACAGCGTCTGTATCGCGCCAGCGTCGATCTGGACGCCGTTTGA
- a CDS encoding tRNA dihydrouridine synthase: MRLMLAPMEGLADEVLREALTELARYDQAVTEFVRVSANVVPRRSFLRVSPELRNGGRTRSGTPVQVQLLGADPQRMAASAAVALPLSPAGIDLNFGCPAPTVNRHRGGAVLLDEPETLHAVAAAVRQVMPVGGAPLSAKMRLGVADKGRAVECAQALAAAGVERLVVHARTKLEGYRPPAHWSWVARIAEAVPVPVVANGEVWTVADWRRCRAESGVADVMIGRGAVADPFLARDIRSDLIHDPRDPREADWQALKPVIAHFWQRVCHKLEARHAPGRLKQWLNLLGRRFPQAAELFAQLRPLRELHRIDLGLQAAGIVVEREAA; the protein is encoded by the coding sequence ATGCGCCTGATGCTCGCTCCCATGGAGGGGCTGGCAGACGAGGTGCTGCGCGAGGCGCTCACCGAGCTGGCGCGCTACGATCAGGCGGTCACCGAGTTCGTCCGTGTCTCGGCCAACGTGGTGCCGCGGCGCAGTTTCCTGCGTGTCAGCCCCGAACTGCGCAACGGCGGGCGGACCCGTTCGGGCACGCCGGTGCAGGTGCAGCTGCTCGGCGCCGATCCGCAACGCATGGCGGCGAGTGCCGCGGTCGCGCTGCCCCTGTCGCCGGCGGGCATCGATCTCAACTTCGGCTGTCCGGCGCCCACGGTCAATCGTCATCGCGGCGGGGCGGTGTTGCTCGATGAGCCGGAAACCCTGCATGCAGTGGCCGCCGCGGTGCGTCAGGTGATGCCCGTCGGCGGTGCGCCGCTGAGCGCCAAGATGCGCCTCGGCGTCGCCGACAAGGGGCGTGCGGTCGAGTGCGCGCAGGCGCTGGCGGCGGCCGGCGTGGAGCGACTCGTGGTGCATGCGCGCACCAAGCTCGAAGGCTATCGGCCGCCCGCGCACTGGTCCTGGGTGGCCCGGATCGCCGAGGCGGTGCCGGTGCCGGTGGTGGCCAACGGGGAGGTGTGGACCGTGGCCGACTGGCGCCGCTGCCGTGCCGAAAGCGGCGTGGCCGACGTGATGATCGGTCGTGGCGCGGTGGCCGATCCCTTCCTCGCGCGCGACATCCGCAGCGACCTCATCCACGATCCGCGCGATCCGCGCGAGGCCGACTGGCAGGCCCTCAAGCCGGTGATCGCACACTTCTGGCAGCGGGTCTGTCACAAGCTCGAGGCACGCCATGCGCCAGGGCGGCTCAAGCAATGGCTGAACCTGCTCGGGCGGCGTTTTCCCCAGGCGGCGGAGCTGTTCGCCCAGTTGCGGCCGCTGCGCGAACTTCACCGGATCGATCTGGGCCTGCAGGCGGCCGGGATCGTCGTCGAACGCGAAGCGGCCTGA
- the arsC gene encoding arsenate reductase (glutaredoxin) (This arsenate reductase requires both glutathione and glutaredoxin to convert arsenate to arsenite, after which the efflux transporter formed by ArsA and ArsB can extrude the arsenite from the cell, providing resistance.), protein MSASITLYHNPRCSKSRAALALLEEQGIAPTVVLYLETPPDRDELADLVAKLGIAPHDLIRTGEDLYKAEYKGKTLDDASWLDVMAAHPKLIERPIAVRGARAVIGRPPENVLSLLD, encoded by the coding sequence ATGTCCGCATCGATCACGCTGTATCACAATCCCCGCTGCTCCAAGAGCCGGGCCGCCCTCGCACTGCTCGAGGAACAAGGCATTGCGCCCACGGTGGTGCTGTATCTGGAAACGCCGCCCGACCGCGACGAGCTGGCCGATCTGGTGGCCAAGCTCGGCATCGCCCCCCATGACCTGATCCGCACCGGAGAGGATCTCTACAAGGCCGAGTACAAGGGCAAGACCCTGGACGACGCGAGCTGGCTCGACGTCATGGCCGCCCACCCCAAGCTCATCGAACGCCCGATCGCGGTGCGCGGCGCGCGGGCGGTAATCGGCCGACCGCCCGAAAACGTCCTGTCTCTGCTCGATTGA
- the rpmE gene encoding 50S ribosomal protein L31 translates to MKADIHPNYQEVSITCSCGNSFKTRSAAGKPEMHIEVCSECHPFYTGKQKIVDTAGRVERFRQKYGNVQRG, encoded by the coding sequence ATGAAAGCGGACATCCATCCGAACTACCAAGAAGTGTCGATCACCTGCAGCTGCGGCAACAGCTTCAAGACCCGCTCCGCTGCTGGCAAGCCCGAGATGCACATCGAAGTGTGCTCCGAATGCCACCCGTTCTACACCGGCAAGCAGAAGATCGTCGATACGGCCGGCCGTGTCGAGCGCTTCCGCCAGAAATACGGCAACGTGCAGCGCGGCTGA
- a CDS encoding ArnT family glycosyltransferase, whose product MSPARPDPFAPPAPRPPRSIVLWTMALVYLLVGVIGHDPWRGDDARYFGPVLEMLHGQHWLIPHLSGDPFLEYPPLYYWVAATTARLSAWILPLHDGARLASAVLVGLTLWLCADAARRMHGDAARASAFLLMLGTLGLVVHAHETQPLLAVMTAQALTFWGVAYARRRPMAGAVATGLGIALAFLAHGINALIITAPALFFLPGIGPLMLGLAVAVAVACAWLVPAAQLAPDLLGAWWKTHLLEYTPSLTKLHEADALISLLSWFTWPLWPIAGWALWRERRHLGTTHWRMLIACSLLTLITTVFLGPLRPANALPLLVPLTLVAAPGLTTLRRGAANSFDWFSGMSFAVFALLLWIGWTSLTVAWPPGLSRHVAKVAPNFVVGDPLWPSVAGVVLCALWIGILANSRRSPYRGAKNWAAGMTMLWCLAVVLLQPWFEHGKSYRPAARSLQRVVTEARLNCIERIGLSPSLRVSLDYFAGLRTRPFTGHGSACDAVLVFGKERPHALDARWHAKWTYARGGGDKREELRLYTR is encoded by the coding sequence ATGAGCCCCGCCCGCCCCGATCCGTTCGCACCACCCGCCCCGCGCCCGCCCCGCTCCATCGTGCTGTGGACGATGGCGCTGGTCTATCTGCTCGTCGGGGTCATCGGCCACGACCCCTGGCGCGGCGACGATGCGCGCTATTTCGGCCCGGTGCTGGAGATGCTGCACGGGCAGCACTGGCTGATTCCGCACCTGAGCGGTGATCCGTTTCTCGAATATCCACCGCTGTACTACTGGGTCGCCGCGACCACGGCGCGCCTGAGCGCCTGGATCCTGCCGCTGCACGACGGCGCGCGCCTGGCCAGCGCCGTGCTCGTGGGCCTTACCCTGTGGCTGTGCGCCGACGCCGCGCGACGCATGCACGGCGACGCGGCGCGCGCCTCCGCCTTCCTGCTCATGCTCGGCACCCTGGGCCTGGTCGTGCATGCGCACGAAACCCAGCCCCTGCTCGCCGTCATGACCGCCCAGGCCCTGACCTTCTGGGGCGTGGCCTATGCCCGCCGGCGGCCCATGGCCGGGGCCGTCGCCACCGGGCTCGGGATCGCGCTGGCGTTTCTCGCACATGGCATCAACGCCCTCATCATCACCGCTCCGGCCCTGTTCTTCCTGCCCGGCATCGGCCCTCTGATGCTCGGGCTCGCGGTGGCGGTGGCGGTCGCGTGCGCCTGGCTCGTCCCCGCCGCCCAGCTCGCCCCCGATCTGCTCGGCGCCTGGTGGAAGACCCACCTGCTCGAATACACCCCCAGCCTGACCAAGCTGCACGAGGCCGACGCCCTGATCAGCCTGCTCAGCTGGTTCACATGGCCGCTGTGGCCCATCGCCGGCTGGGCCCTGTGGCGCGAACGGCGCCATCTGGGCACCACCCACTGGCGCATGCTCATCGCCTGCAGCCTGCTCACGCTGATCACCACCGTGTTTCTGGGCCCGTTGCGACCGGCCAACGCCCTGCCCCTGCTGGTGCCCCTGACCCTCGTGGCGGCGCCGGGGCTGACGACGCTGCGCCGCGGCGCGGCAAACTCCTTCGACTGGTTCTCGGGCATGAGCTTCGCGGTCTTCGCCCTGCTCCTGTGGATCGGCTGGACGTCGCTGACGGTCGCGTGGCCACCGGGTTTGAGCCGCCACGTGGCCAAGGTGGCGCCCAACTTCGTGGTCGGCGATCCACTGTGGCCGTCGGTGGCGGGTGTCGTGCTGTGCGCCCTGTGGATCGGCATCCTCGCCAATTCGCGCCGCAGCCCCTACCGGGGCGCCAAGAACTGGGCCGCCGGCATGACCATGCTGTGGTGTCTGGCGGTGGTGCTGCTGCAACCCTGGTTCGAACACGGCAAGAGCTACCGGCCCGCGGCACGCTCGCTGCAGCGTGTCGTCACCGAAGCACGCCTCAACTGCATCGAACGTATCGGGCTATCGCCCAGCCTGCGGGTCTCGCTGGACTATTTTGCCGGCCTGCGGACCCGGCCGTTCACCGGACACGGCAGCGCCTGTGACGCGGTACTGGTGTTCGGCAAGGAACGCCCGCACGCGCTGGACGCGCGTTGGCACGCCAAGTGGACCTATGCACGCGGCGGCGGCGACAAGCGCGAGGAGCTGAGGCTCTACACCCGATAA
- the orn gene encoding oligoribonuclease, whose product MAQQDSTHLIWLDMEMTGLDPDKDRIIELAIVITDSRLETVAEAPVLAVHQPDEVMGAMDEWNTRTHGQSGLTARVKASTLGEAEVERRMLEFIQQHVPERASPMCGNSICQDRRFMARYMPRLEAWFHYRNLDVSTLKELARRWHPAVAQGVKKQGKHEALADIHESIEELRHYRDTFLRLPDGA is encoded by the coding sequence ATGGCACAACAGGATTCCACCCACCTGATCTGGCTCGACATGGAGATGACCGGTCTCGATCCGGACAAGGACCGCATCATCGAGCTGGCCATCGTGATCACCGACAGCCGCCTCGAGACTGTCGCCGAGGCGCCCGTGCTGGCGGTGCATCAGCCCGATGAGGTGATGGGCGCGATGGACGAGTGGAACACCCGGACTCATGGCCAGTCCGGCCTGACCGCGCGGGTCAAGGCCTCGACCCTGGGCGAGGCCGAGGTCGAGCGTCGCATGCTCGAATTCATCCAGCAGCATGTGCCCGAGCGTGCGTCCCCCATGTGCGGCAACTCCATCTGCCAGGACCGGCGCTTCATGGCGCGCTACATGCCGAGGCTGGAAGCCTGGTTCCACTATCGGAACCTGGACGTGTCCACGCTCAAGGAGCTGGCGCGCCGGTGGCATCCGGCGGTGGCCCAGGGGGTGAAGAAGCAGGGCAAGCACGAGGCCCTGGCCGACATCCACGAATCCATCGAAGAACTGCGCCACTACCGCGACACCTTCCTGCGCCTGCCCGACGGGGCGTGA
- a CDS encoding M48 family metallopeptidase has product MDNTTFSFIFVFFLAATTAFKLWLATRHARHVRRHREAVPTDFAQSISLEAHHKAADYTVARSVLSRTDVVVGALWVLLLTLGGVLQWVHDAWTGVFEAGGIAHGVAFLATVGVLGWLVDLPLAIYRTFVVEARFGFNKMTPALFASDTLKTAALAAVIGLPVLAAVLWMMQATGSLWWVWVWAFWMGFNLLVLLVYPTFIAPLFNKFSPLEDGPMRQRIEALLARCGFRSSGLFVMDGSRRSAHGNAYFTGFGNSKRIVFFDTLLAKLDPGEIEAVLAHELGHFRCRHVVKRLVLMAVVTLAMLWILNQLMQSAWFFGGLGATSTGTAMALALFVTALPVFTYALSPIMSAWSRKHEFEADAYAVARTEREDLVSALVKLYRDNAATLTPDPLYSSFYDSHPPATIRISRVRAA; this is encoded by the coding sequence ATGGACAACACGACTTTTTCCTTCATCTTCGTATTCTTCCTCGCGGCGACCACGGCGTTCAAGCTGTGGCTGGCCACCCGGCACGCACGCCATGTGCGGCGCCATCGCGAGGCCGTGCCGACCGACTTCGCCCAGAGCATCAGCCTGGAGGCACACCACAAGGCGGCGGACTATACCGTGGCGCGCAGCGTGCTCTCCCGCACCGACGTGGTCGTCGGCGCGTTGTGGGTCCTGCTGCTGACCCTGGGCGGCGTGCTCCAGTGGGTCCATGACGCCTGGACGGGCGTCTTCGAGGCCGGCGGCATTGCCCACGGGGTCGCCTTCCTGGCGACCGTCGGCGTGCTCGGCTGGCTGGTGGACCTGCCCCTGGCGATCTATCGCACCTTCGTCGTCGAAGCCCGCTTCGGCTTCAACAAGATGACGCCCGCCCTGTTCGCCAGCGACACCCTCAAGACCGCCGCGCTGGCGGCCGTGATCGGCCTGCCGGTGCTCGCTGCGGTGCTGTGGATGATGCAGGCGACCGGCTCGCTTTGGTGGGTCTGGGTGTGGGCGTTCTGGATGGGCTTCAACCTGCTGGTGCTGCTGGTCTATCCAACCTTCATCGCGCCCCTGTTCAACAAGTTCAGCCCACTCGAGGACGGCCCCATGCGCCAGCGCATCGAGGCCCTCCTGGCGCGCTGTGGTTTTCGCAGCAGCGGCTTGTTCGTCATGGACGGCTCGCGCCGGTCCGCCCACGGCAACGCCTACTTCACCGGCTTCGGCAACAGCAAACGCATCGTCTTCTTCGACACCCTGCTCGCGAAGCTCGATCCCGGCGAAATCGAAGCGGTCCTGGCGCATGAACTGGGGCACTTCCGCTGCCGCCATGTGGTCAAGCGCCTCGTCCTCATGGCCGTGGTGACGCTGGCCATGCTGTGGATACTCAACCAGCTCATGCAATCGGCGTGGTTCTTCGGCGGCCTCGGCGCCACGTCCACCGGCACCGCGATGGCGCTGGCCCTGTTCGTGACCGCCCTGCCGGTGTTCACCTACGCCTTGTCGCCGATCATGAGCGCCTGGTCGCGCAAGCACGAGTTCGAGGCGGACGCCTACGCGGTGGCGCGTACCGAGCGCGAAGACCTGGTCTCCGCCCTGGTGAAGCTGTACCGCGACAATGCCGCCACCCTGACGCCCGACCCGCTGTACTCGAGTTTCTACGACTCACATCCGCCCGCCACCATCCGCATTTCCCGGGTGCGCGCGGCCTGA
- a CDS encoding c-type cytochrome codes for MKPLIAMSMLLIGAPVLAADPFEGADEAAGEALHAKYCVACHEMKYGGENGSAIYLRPDHRVRTPGALKSQLTMCTTQLSLDLFPEDEANIGAYLNRHYYKFGTP; via the coding sequence ATGAAACCGTTGATTGCCATGTCGATGTTGTTGATCGGAGCACCCGTGCTCGCTGCCGACCCGTTCGAAGGCGCGGACGAAGCGGCCGGCGAAGCGCTCCATGCCAAGTACTGCGTCGCCTGCCACGAGATGAAATACGGCGGCGAGAACGGCAGCGCCATCTACCTGCGCCCCGATCACCGCGTGCGCACACCGGGCGCGCTCAAGTCGCAACTGACCATGTGTACGACGCAGCTGAGCCTCGACCTCTTCCCGGAAGACGAAGCGAACATCGGCGCCTACCTCAACCGGCACTATTACAAGTTCGGGACCCCATGA